In one Arenibacter antarcticus genomic region, the following are encoded:
- a CDS encoding LytTR family DNA-binding domain-containing protein — protein MGYTYTILDSDAKSNLQLQNYLAEYGDFMCNGVAQDSMGGLNIILKKTPDIVFIHLNEKASEYFHMIMELHQYTSELPVFIALASSQQYAYQALKNHFFDYWLMPYNDFDIRKTILKLRIKWPKEQQSQTLLLQSYKDYRYLNTNEIMYLQADNNTTDFFMEDGSTISAFKTLKTFENNLPANFVRVHQSYIINTNFVSRINYGKGICTLKHSKLQLPFSKSYKSNVENLKQILSKNTISTLN, from the coding sequence ATGGGGTATACTTACACCATACTTGATTCTGACGCGAAGTCCAACTTACAACTCCAAAATTACCTTGCAGAGTATGGCGATTTTATGTGCAATGGTGTGGCACAGGACAGTATGGGAGGTTTAAATATAATCTTAAAAAAAACTCCTGACATTGTATTCATTCATTTAAATGAAAAGGCATCGGAATATTTCCATATGATTATGGAATTACATCAATACACAAGTGAACTTCCTGTATTTATTGCTTTGGCTTCCTCACAGCAATACGCGTATCAAGCTTTAAAAAATCATTTTTTCGATTATTGGTTGATGCCCTATAATGACTTTGATATTCGAAAAACAATCCTGAAGCTTAGGATAAAATGGCCTAAGGAACAACAATCACAGACCTTACTATTGCAATCCTATAAGGATTACCGCTATTTAAATACCAATGAAATCATGTACTTACAGGCGGATAATAATACTACTGATTTTTTTATGGAAGACGGAAGTACGATAAGTGCTTTTAAAACGTTAAAGACCTTTGAAAACAATTTGCCAGCCAATTTTGTTCGGGTACACCAAAGTTATATTATCAATACCAATTTTGTTTCTAGGATCAATTATGGAAAGGGCATATGCACCTTAAAACACTCCAAATTGCAACTGCCATTTTCCAAGTCCTATAAAAGCAACGTAGAAAATTTAAAACAGATTCTATCCAAAAACACCATTTCCACTCTTAATTAA